The following coding sequences are from one Halobacteriovorax sp. JY17 window:
- a CDS encoding CheR family methyltransferase: MSIANKLVEDSYDLLVEKVSTIVARISGNVLGEKQALMVQTRIKKRMSELGLSTAEEYIRHIDLHKEKEAGVLVSLLTTHHTFFFREFTHFEHLKTNLPELIGKVKARGENTIKIWSAACSRGQEVYSLSMFLDFYLPKIDPTMKYKIIGSDIDPESVRIAQNGVYHRREIKSVPMNYLANHWARGTGEISDFVKAKKSISEKCEFRVYNLLTFQKEMRSEKFDIIFCRNVFIYFKTEQIEEITSNFLKHLYTDGFLYSGISESLSALKVGLRNCGPSVYGHKVIEEVKPAMTIADRVTTPITPVVEAVTSIPKKLRIFCIDDSSSILTLLKKVFTSDDQFEVVGTANNGIDARDQLKLLKGKVDVITLDIHMPEMDGVTYLETYYDTDHPPVVVISSASRDDSDAAMRCLRAGASDFIEKPALNNLLERGEEIKTKVRVSYIDKSLTKQHISSVDKEFEKEIIIEDPSSKFRILVSSISDQKKVVKFFHELHGAQPATLMLFEGQDNILEALKEDMSDKIKYPIEVIDSVNGKFEAGKVYIADFKKVFEQAHHHHQDSKTSVMIFGQCSKHSGEKILNWGNAQLLIEDIGINSSLSEVATDIVPVTSFAYMSSEYLSRK; this comes from the coding sequence ATGAGCATTGCAAATAAACTAGTTGAAGATTCTTACGATTTACTAGTTGAAAAAGTTAGTACGATTGTTGCTCGAATTTCTGGAAATGTTTTAGGCGAAAAGCAAGCGTTAATGGTTCAAACACGTATCAAGAAACGCATGAGCGAACTAGGTCTTTCAACTGCAGAAGAGTATATACGTCACATTGATTTACACAAAGAAAAAGAAGCCGGAGTTCTTGTCTCCTTGCTGACTACTCACCATACATTCTTCTTTAGAGAGTTTACACATTTTGAACATTTGAAAACAAACTTACCAGAACTTATTGGGAAGGTTAAGGCCCGTGGTGAGAATACTATAAAAATTTGGTCGGCAGCTTGTAGTCGTGGGCAAGAAGTCTATTCTCTTTCTATGTTTCTCGACTTCTATCTTCCAAAAATAGACCCTACAATGAAGTATAAAATTATCGGAAGTGATATTGATCCAGAATCTGTACGTATCGCACAGAATGGTGTTTACCACCGTAGAGAAATTAAGTCAGTTCCTATGAACTATCTCGCAAATCACTGGGCGAGAGGGACAGGGGAGATTTCAGACTTTGTTAAAGCGAAGAAGAGTATTTCTGAAAAATGTGAGTTCAGAGTTTATAATCTACTCACTTTTCAAAAAGAAATGCGTAGTGAAAAGTTTGATATCATCTTTTGCCGAAATGTCTTCATCTATTTTAAAACTGAGCAGATTGAAGAAATAACAAGTAACTTTTTAAAACACTTATATACAGATGGTTTTCTTTATTCAGGAATATCAGAGTCTCTAAGTGCTCTTAAAGTAGGTCTTCGAAATTGTGGACCATCAGTTTATGGACATAAAGTAATAGAAGAAGTTAAACCAGCTATGACAATTGCTGATAGAGTGACAACTCCTATTACACCTGTTGTTGAAGCTGTGACGAGTATTCCTAAGAAACTTAGAATTTTCTGTATTGATGACTCTTCAAGTATCTTAACATTACTTAAGAAAGTTTTTACTAGTGATGATCAATTTGAGGTTGTAGGAACTGCTAACAATGGAATTGATGCGAGAGATCAGCTGAAACTTTTAAAAGGTAAAGTTGATGTCATTACTTTAGATATTCATATGCCTGAAATGGATGGAGTAACATATCTTGAGACGTACTATGATACAGATCATCCTCCCGTTGTAGTGATATCGTCTGCATCGAGAGATGACTCTGATGCTGCAATGAGATGTCTACGTGCAGGAGCTTCTGATTTTATCGAAAAGCCAGCTCTTAATAATTTACTTGAGAGAGGGGAAGAGATTAAAACAAAGGTTCGTGTTTCATATATTGATAAGAGTTTAACAAAGCAACATATAAGTTCTGTTGATAAAGAATTTGAAAAAGAAATAATAATTGAAGATCCTTCTTCAAAATTTAGAATTCTTGTTTCTTCGATTTCTGATCAAAAGAAGGTAGTGAAGTTCTTCCATGAGTTACATGGAGCACAGCCTGCAACACTAATGCTTTTTGAGGGACAAGATAATATTTTAGAAGCCTTGAAAGAAGATATGAGTGATAAGATTAAATACCCTATCGAGGTTATTGATTCTGTAAACGGTAAGTTTGAAGCTGGAAAAGTATATATTGCAGATTTTAAAAAAGTATTTGAACAGGCCCATCATCACCATCAAGATTCGAAAACTTCTGTGATGATATTTGGACAATGTTCTAAACATAGTGGTGAAAAAATTCTAAACTGGGGGAATGCTCAGTTACTTATCGAAGATATTGGAATTAATTCATCTCTTAGTGAAGTAGCCACAGATATTGTTCCTGTAACAAGTTTTGCTTATATGTCTTCAGAATACTTAAGTAGGAAATAA
- a CDS encoding chemotaxis response regulator protein-glutamate methylesterase, whose product MEKNFFTGSIQSEFYFKVNFECFICLEVESGKSCATLLSNLDFKKGLFEEFLKKAEKELNTIKSMMTIKSVGSASFLREVKSRIEGIKFKDEKLVQRDEKFEVVYYPNEGKLRVSKEEEKKVDNKIVNVLIVDDSKTIRNLLTKVLSKSEKINVVATAEKPSDVEELIRKHKPDVITLDIHMPEMNGVELLKIIQPKYKIPAIMITSVSIEEGPLVLDALESGAFDYIQKPKIEELSIVGPLMVEKVLEASKFKSNRRSSSSIINRSKNIFNQDCTIVIGSSTGGTTALKDILCGLPSNIPPTLIVQHIPAVFSKAFADRLNSLCPFTVTEACDGDVVKNNHVYIAPGGQQMKIKGRGDKKVIQITDDAPVNRFKPSVDYMFQSFESVTAKENIIAVILTGMGKDGAAGIKKLKDLGALTIAQSEESCVVFGMPKEAIALGGASEVVHKENIAEKMVEFSQSFKREQAS is encoded by the coding sequence GTGGAAAAGAATTTCTTTACTGGAAGTATTCAATCGGAGTTTTACTTCAAAGTAAACTTTGAGTGCTTTATATGTCTTGAAGTTGAATCTGGTAAGTCCTGTGCAACTCTATTAAGTAATTTAGACTTTAAGAAAGGTCTCTTTGAAGAATTTTTAAAGAAGGCGGAGAAAGAGTTAAATACTATAAAAAGTATGATGACTATAAAGTCTGTAGGTAGTGCCAGCTTTCTTAGAGAAGTAAAGTCTAGAATAGAAGGAATCAAATTTAAAGATGAGAAGCTTGTTCAGAGAGATGAGAAGTTTGAAGTTGTTTATTATCCAAACGAAGGAAAGCTTCGTGTAAGCAAGGAAGAAGAGAAAAAAGTTGATAATAAAATTGTTAATGTTTTAATCGTAGATGATTCAAAAACGATTAGAAACTTACTAACAAAAGTTCTATCAAAGTCAGAAAAAATTAATGTTGTTGCAACGGCAGAAAAACCTAGTGATGTAGAAGAGCTGATTCGTAAACACAAACCTGATGTTATTACTTTAGATATTCATATGCCTGAAATGAATGGTGTTGAGCTTCTAAAGATTATTCAGCCTAAGTATAAAATACCTGCGATAATGATTACGTCAGTTAGTATTGAGGAAGGACCTTTGGTTTTAGATGCTCTAGAAAGTGGAGCTTTCGATTATATTCAAAAGCCAAAAATTGAAGAACTCTCAATCGTTGGACCATTAATGGTTGAAAAAGTTCTTGAAGCTTCAAAGTTTAAAAGTAATCGTCGAAGTTCATCAAGTATTATTAATAGATCTAAGAATATATTTAATCAGGATTGTACGATTGTTATTGGGTCTTCAACCGGGGGAACAACTGCGTTGAAAGATATTCTCTGTGGACTTCCAAGTAATATCCCTCCGACTCTGATTGTTCAACATATTCCCGCCGTTTTCTCTAAGGCCTTCGCTGACAGACTAAATAGCCTTTGTCCCTTCACCGTTACAGAAGCCTGTGATGGAGATGTCGTGAAAAATAACCACGTTTACATCGCTCCTGGTGGACAGCAGATGAAAATTAAAGGAAGAGGAGATAAGAAGGTTATTCAAATTACTGATGATGCACCTGTAAATAGATTCAAACCCTCTGTAGATTATATGTTTCAGTCCTTTGAGAGCGTAACGGCAAAAGAAAATATTATTGCAGTTATTCTTACCGGAATGGGAAAGGATGGAGCTGCAGGTATAAAGAAATTAAAAGATCTCGGAGCTCTAACGATCGCGCAAAGCGAAGAGAGTTGCGTCGTTTTTGGAATGCCTAAAGAGGCCATTGCTTTGGGAGGAGCCTCAGAGGTTGTTCATAAAGAGAATATCGCCGAGAAGATGGTTGAGTTCTCTCAGAGCTTTAAAAGAGAGCAGGCGAGCTAG
- a CDS encoding endonuclease/exonuclease/phosphatase family protein: MKTTLLLLSLMLTSCMKDTVKINVLHYNIKELDSLKLRDQSNKQIAAVSEVISKFEFDIFSLNEIQYDLPMIPNKALDTTGQNINILAKRLGLENYSAIFYPANTGMKANRDPHGNYITDFKTPESRQLADSVNFGLFPGQYSTGALIKNNIKILSSKSIQNVVWKEFNTTIDLKKYTDNNGKPLPENMKLFDKNFTDILAEKDGFKFHIILLHTVPAFHFGNKKSPNYDRNADQLRFLEWYLTSDTDLNIAGLDVEPLKKDEPYIAMGDWNTELSNNKNPGSAVLRSLKEKSTFWMKEPLKVTNEGPSFAPERLRLQLDYIAISKHFKVLEAGVYSPKEDRKDLGCEKIIPGENIRSYTQKENKKTCFSSFNKDFLNAKSASDHFPIWAKLEVK; this comes from the coding sequence ATGAAAACTACTCTCCTATTACTTTCCCTCATGCTTACTTCATGTATGAAAGATACAGTCAAAATTAATGTTCTTCATTACAATATAAAGGAGCTTGATTCTTTAAAATTAAGGGATCAGTCAAATAAGCAAATTGCAGCGGTAAGTGAAGTTATCTCAAAATTTGAATTTGATATTTTCTCTCTAAATGAAATTCAATATGACCTTCCAATGATTCCCAATAAAGCGCTAGATACAACGGGACAAAATATAAACATCCTGGCCAAGAGATTAGGTCTCGAGAATTACTCTGCTATTTTCTATCCTGCCAACACAGGAATGAAGGCCAATCGCGATCCACATGGAAACTATATTACAGACTTCAAAACTCCTGAATCCAGACAGCTCGCCGATTCTGTTAATTTTGGACTCTTCCCAGGGCAGTATTCAACGGGAGCACTCATAAAAAATAATATCAAGATACTTAGCTCAAAGAGTATTCAAAATGTAGTATGGAAAGAGTTTAACACTACTATTGATCTAAAAAAATATACAGATAATAATGGAAAACCACTTCCAGAAAACATGAAACTATTTGATAAGAATTTTACAGATATACTTGCGGAGAAAGACGGATTTAAATTTCACATTATACTCTTACATACTGTGCCAGCTTTTCACTTTGGAAATAAGAAGTCTCCTAATTATGATAGGAATGCTGATCAATTAAGATTTTTAGAATGGTACTTAACGAGTGACACTGATCTTAATATTGCGGGATTAGATGTCGAACCTCTTAAGAAGGATGAGCCCTATATTGCAATGGGAGATTGGAATACAGAGCTTTCAAATAATAAGAACCCTGGAAGTGCAGTTCTTAGAAGTTTGAAAGAGAAATCTACTTTTTGGATGAAGGAACCTTTAAAGGTTACTAATGAAGGCCCTTCTTTTGCCCCGGAGAGATTAAGGCTTCAATTAGATTACATTGCCATCAGTAAACACTTTAAAGTCCTTGAGGCTGGGGTTTATAGCCCTAAAGAAGATAGAAAAGATCTTGGCTGTGAGAAAATTATCCCAGGAGAAAATATCCGCTCATATACACAGAAAGAGAATAAGAAAACTTGTTTTTCAAGTTTTAACAAAGACTTTTTAAATGCAAAGTCTGCTTCTGATCATTTTCCGATTTGGGCAAAATTAGAAGTAAAGTAG
- the folE2 gene encoding GTP cyclohydrolase FolE2, producing the protein MDLHTLRSNHSDIMDCEVKDSTGLNDFQKLSNEFGVAIPKVGIERFRIPLKFKHDDGSIMSHDCEASMFVFCDAHKNGVNMSRFCAILQEESEISAIDNAFFKKILHRYRTDLRDSNTEELIPESFLKLDFKFPVKQKSLKSENWGWQYYNCSLEGRENRDGQVIMSMTVNFEYSSTCPCSLSMAKQYEKGFASGEITEGNGIATAHSQRSNATVTIDYNMEKPVSLIQLIEMLRIALPTETQSLVKRLDEQAFAILNGENPMFVEHSSRRISAVLNQEEAILDWKAKVEHFESLHSHNAVAYISK; encoded by the coding sequence ATGGATTTACATACTTTACGAAGTAACCATTCAGATATTATGGACTGTGAAGTTAAAGACTCGACAGGACTAAATGATTTTCAAAAACTCTCAAATGAATTTGGAGTTGCAATCCCAAAAGTTGGAATTGAAAGATTTAGAATTCCACTAAAGTTTAAGCATGATGATGGATCAATCATGAGCCATGACTGCGAAGCCTCTATGTTTGTCTTCTGTGACGCGCATAAAAACGGTGTAAATATGAGTCGTTTCTGCGCCATCTTACAAGAAGAGTCAGAAATTTCGGCCATCGATAATGCTTTTTTTAAAAAAATTCTACACCGCTATAGAACAGACCTTCGTGACTCAAACACAGAAGAGTTAATACCAGAGTCATTTCTAAAATTAGATTTTAAATTTCCAGTAAAGCAAAAGTCTCTAAAATCTGAAAACTGGGGTTGGCAATATTATAATTGCTCACTCGAAGGAAGAGAGAATAGAGACGGACAAGTCATCATGAGTATGACTGTTAACTTTGAATACTCTTCAACATGCCCATGCTCTCTATCAATGGCAAAGCAATACGAAAAAGGCTTTGCCAGTGGAGAAATCACTGAAGGGAATGGAATAGCTACTGCCCATAGTCAAAGATCAAACGCAACAGTAACAATTGACTATAATATGGAAAAGCCCGTATCACTTATTCAATTAATTGAAATGTTACGTATTGCTCTTCCAACTGAAACACAGAGCTTAGTTAAGAGGCTAGATGAACAAGCATTTGCTATTTTAAATGGTGAGAACCCAATGTTTGTAGAACACTCTTCGAGAAGAATTAGTGCTGTTCTAAATCAAGAAGAAGCAATCCTAGACTGGAAAGCAAAAGTAGAACACTTCGAATCTTTGCATAGCCACAACGCGGTTGCGTATATATCTAAATAA
- the cdd gene encoding cytidine deaminase → MDELIDKAYKVALEARKNAHAPYSKFLVGSAIKIKGHDDIFPGCNVENASYGATICAERNSLIGAVARLGKVDVEFVVVACDTKPVTVPCALCLQVLSEFATPSTPIHLGDLESVKKTVLFGDLLPMPFNTLDC, encoded by the coding sequence ATGGATGAATTAATAGATAAAGCTTATAAAGTTGCTCTGGAAGCTCGAAAGAATGCTCACGCACCTTATTCAAAATTTCTTGTCGGTTCAGCAATTAAGATTAAAGGGCACGACGATATTTTCCCTGGCTGTAATGTTGAAAATGCAAGCTATGGAGCAACTATTTGTGCTGAGAGAAATTCATTAATTGGAGCAGTAGCAAGGCTTGGAAAAGTTGACGTTGAATTTGTTGTTGTTGCTTGCGATACAAAACCTGTGACTGTGCCGTGTGCTCTCTGTTTACAGGTCTTAAGTGAATTTGCGACACCAAGCACACCTATTCACTTGGGAGATTTAGAATCTGTTAAGAAAACAGTTCTCTTTGGCGATCTTCTACCGATGCCTTTTAATACACTCGATTGTTAA
- a CDS encoding dihydroorotase, whose translation MEKFDLIIKGGTCVLKSGLKKCDLAIKNGKITVIEPHSDANATKTIDATHKHIFPGLIDTQVHFREPGLTHKEDLASGSLSAVLGGVTTYLEMPNTTPPTTTKESILEKIEIASSKSLANFGFYMGGTADNLEELKKAKDIEGCCGIKIFLGSSTGNLLLYRRDKLEEIFKNTTGIIALHSENEEMLVARKKIRDAATTAHAHPEWRNVETALSSTKRVIEIAKECKRKVHVLHITSKDEIDFLAENKEHCTVEVTPQHLTLSAPECYDKLGTYAQMNPPIRTADHTAGLWGALKKGVVDVIGSDHAPHTKEEKDQGYPNSPSGMPGVQTIFPILLHHVEMGNLSLEEVAKYLCFNPAKLYGLNKGHLEDGFDADITIVDMNERVEIKNEDMASKCGWTPFNGYTYKGKINYTIVGGNIVVENGAVNKTHFGKPIKINQRNF comes from the coding sequence ATGGAAAAATTTGATCTAATTATTAAGGGCGGTACTTGTGTACTAAAATCTGGTTTAAAAAAGTGTGACCTTGCAATTAAAAATGGGAAAATCACAGTAATAGAGCCTCACTCCGACGCTAATGCGACTAAAACTATTGATGCCACTCACAAGCATATATTCCCTGGATTAATTGACACTCAGGTTCATTTTAGAGAGCCGGGGCTTACTCACAAAGAAGATCTCGCCTCTGGATCACTTTCTGCAGTTCTTGGTGGAGTCACAACCTACCTAGAAATGCCCAATACAACACCTCCAACAACAACCAAAGAGTCTATTTTAGAAAAGATAGAAATTGCGAGTTCAAAGTCTCTCGCAAACTTTGGTTTCTACATGGGTGGTACGGCCGATAATTTAGAAGAGCTCAAAAAAGCGAAAGATATTGAGGGATGCTGTGGAATTAAGATTTTCCTTGGAAGCTCTACTGGAAATCTACTGCTTTATAGAAGAGATAAATTAGAAGAAATTTTTAAGAATACGACGGGAATCATTGCTCTTCATTCAGAAAATGAAGAGATGCTAGTTGCCAGAAAGAAAATAAGAGATGCTGCAACAACGGCCCACGCTCACCCTGAGTGGAGAAATGTTGAAACGGCCCTCTCTTCAACGAAGAGAGTTATAGAAATCGCTAAAGAGTGCAAGAGAAAGGTGCACGTTCTTCATATTACCTCAAAAGATGAAATTGATTTTCTTGCAGAAAATAAAGAGCACTGTACTGTAGAAGTAACTCCTCAACATCTTACTCTTTCTGCACCAGAGTGCTACGACAAGCTTGGAACCTATGCTCAAATGAATCCTCCAATAAGAACTGCCGATCACACGGCAGGACTCTGGGGAGCACTAAAGAAAGGTGTCGTTGATGTTATCGGTTCTGATCACGCTCCTCACACTAAAGAAGAAAAAGATCAAGGATATCCAAACTCTCCTAGTGGTATGCCAGGAGTCCAAACGATTTTTCCAATCCTTCTTCATCATGTAGAAATGGGAAATCTTTCGCTAGAAGAAGTAGCAAAGTATCTCTGCTTTAATCCTGCGAAACTCTACGGACTTAATAAAGGTCACCTGGAAGATGGTTTTGATGCCGATATCACCATAGTTGATATGAATGAGAGAGTAGAAATAAAAAATGAAGATATGGCCTCTAAGTGCGGTTGGACTCCCTTTAATGGATATACATATAAGGGAAAAATAAATTACACTATCGTTGGTGGAAATATTGTTGTTGAAAATGGTGCTGTAAATAAGACGCACTTTGGAAAACCGATCAAGATTAATCAAAGGAATTTCTAA
- the cysS gene encoding cysteine--tRNA ligase, with protein sequence MSLKLYNTLSNKKEEFKPLESGKVKLYLCGPTVYDLLHIGNFRGAITFNLVRNWLELSGYDVTFVYNYTDVDDKIIKKANDEGVEPIVISEKYIAEFEKDFNRLGLKKHTHNPKVTEYMDEIIDYVATLIKNDKAYEIDGEVFYSIDNYADYGKLSNKNLDELNAGQRVEVDSRKRNPYDFVLWKPSKEGEPHWTSPWGEGRPGWHIECSAMIKAILGETIDIHGGGIDLIFPHHENEIAQGEGCNCTKYCNYWMHNEFINLKDEKMSKSLGNVITGRAFMDQYHPEILKYLMLSAHYRSNFNVTDEKIHQTISGLRRVYETLNVINTVVETFEKNESGKVEKKFSELLKQSDAKIKKSLDDDFGTGEVIATLFETVRAFNALNILKKKKDINSWTTANTFKEWILKYGEMMALFQEEPNDFLSSIDEIMLKEKGIDRDKVLELVKMREQSRIDKDWTKADEARDALHAMGIDFQDTDDGVKWNVKV encoded by the coding sequence ATGTCACTTAAATTGTATAACACTCTGAGCAATAAGAAAGAAGAATTTAAGCCACTTGAAAGTGGAAAGGTAAAGCTCTACCTTTGTGGGCCAACTGTTTACGATCTTCTTCATATTGGAAACTTTAGAGGGGCCATAACTTTTAACTTAGTTAGAAATTGGCTTGAACTTAGTGGATATGATGTTACTTTCGTTTATAACTACACTGATGTGGACGACAAAATAATCAAGAAAGCAAATGACGAAGGTGTCGAGCCAATTGTTATTTCTGAAAAATATATTGCAGAATTTGAAAAAGACTTCAATCGTCTTGGGTTAAAGAAGCATACTCATAATCCAAAAGTAACAGAGTATATGGATGAGATTATTGATTACGTAGCGACACTTATTAAAAATGATAAGGCCTATGAAATTGATGGGGAAGTTTTCTATTCAATCGACAACTATGCTGATTATGGAAAGCTCTCTAATAAGAATCTCGATGAACTCAATGCAGGTCAAAGAGTTGAAGTCGATTCAAGAAAGAGAAATCCTTATGACTTCGTTCTATGGAAGCCGTCTAAAGAAGGTGAACCTCATTGGACTTCTCCTTGGGGAGAGGGAAGACCTGGTTGGCATATTGAATGTTCTGCCATGATTAAGGCAATCCTTGGCGAAACGATTGATATTCATGGTGGTGGAATTGATTTAATTTTTCCACACCACGAAAATGAAATTGCTCAAGGAGAAGGTTGTAATTGTACTAAGTATTGTAACTACTGGATGCACAATGAATTTATAAATCTTAAAGATGAGAAAATGTCGAAGTCTTTAGGAAATGTCATTACAGGACGTGCATTTATGGATCAGTACCATCCAGAGATTCTAAAGTACCTAATGCTTTCAGCTCACTATAGAAGTAATTTCAATGTGACCGATGAGAAAATACATCAAACAATTTCGGGACTTAGAAGAGTCTATGAAACATTAAATGTTATTAATACAGTTGTTGAAACATTTGAAAAGAATGAGTCTGGAAAAGTTGAAAAGAAGTTTTCAGAACTTTTAAAGCAATCAGATGCAAAGATTAAAAAATCTCTTGATGATGACTTTGGAACAGGTGAAGTTATAGCAACTCTATTTGAAACTGTTAGAGCATTTAATGCTTTAAATATCTTAAAGAAAAAGAAAGACATTAACTCATGGACTACCGCCAATACATTCAAAGAATGGATTTTAAAATATGGAGAAATGATGGCACTCTTTCAAGAGGAGCCAAATGATTTCTTATCTTCAATTGATGAAATTATGTTGAAAGAAAAAGGAATCGATAGAGATAAAGTTCTTGAGTTAGTTAAAATGAGAGAGCAGTCTAGAATAGATAAAGACTGGACCAAGGCCGATGAGGCTAGAGATGCTCTTCATGCAATGGGGATTGATTTTCAAGACACTGATGACGGAGTTAAGTGGAACGTAAAGGTTTAA
- the priA gene encoding primosomal protein N' has product MTTYCKVAVKYPGPEGILTYECPEDFDVKRGDLVQVPLGRRNAAGCVIESGLSSQSVQDELDKYKLKPVLSKEIDLFCLSEKELKLYEWMSRYYHYNLGMTIIECLPKILKKPRKVEFVEGSGKELPHILNDDQQATFESIFSKVSKGFDRHYIHGVTGSGKTSVYLSLMKETLKQGKSILFLLPEINLTPQFTNTFAEFLDCRVFPYHSGVGDSEKNTIWKELKESDRPVLVMGVRSSVFLPIENLGLVIVDEEHDQSFKQSDRCPYNGRDVAIKKAQLSNCPIVLGSATPTVENFFSFSEKSENYYPLEKRASGGFPAIELIDCREEKKTVGRNFEENDLWPIHSKALEAIKEKLELGEQVLVFVNRLGFANHIQCRGCGKKFEDPNTNTPLRYFKSKNVLKSAHSDYEIPMPEICPECGNMSLLQKGFGTEKIQEVLQAHLSNYNIERFDRDEIKNVKQLEDKLNRFHNKEIDVFVGTQMLSKGHNFEKVNLVLVLGVDSIMNFPDFRAIEKAYQLITQINGRAGRYSPDAKVLIQTLSPSNKVFDYIKDHSFSEFYEDELVVRDISRFPPFSKMAAIYFNSRFRGKLTDNVISVAHSLKEVASKNGLDVDILGPSPAMIEKRLNQFTWYIALKAHDINHLHKLLSYFERSYIRSNSITYKIDVDPYQIF; this is encoded by the coding sequence GTGACTACTTACTGCAAAGTTGCCGTTAAATACCCAGGTCCCGAAGGAATTCTTACTTACGAATGCCCTGAGGATTTTGATGTTAAGAGAGGGGATTTGGTTCAAGTTCCTCTTGGAAGGCGAAATGCCGCAGGTTGTGTTATAGAGTCTGGATTAAGTTCCCAGTCAGTTCAAGACGAATTAGATAAGTATAAGTTAAAGCCAGTACTTTCAAAAGAAATTGATCTCTTTTGTTTAAGTGAAAAAGAGCTGAAACTCTATGAGTGGATGTCTCGCTACTACCACTACAATCTTGGTATGACGATTATTGAGTGTTTACCAAAGATTTTAAAAAAGCCTCGTAAAGTTGAATTTGTGGAAGGATCTGGAAAGGAACTCCCTCACATTCTCAATGATGATCAACAAGCGACTTTTGAAAGTATTTTTTCAAAAGTCTCTAAGGGGTTTGATCGTCACTACATTCATGGAGTGACAGGCTCTGGAAAAACATCTGTCTACTTAAGTCTAATGAAGGAAACTCTAAAGCAGGGGAAGTCTATTCTCTTCTTGCTTCCTGAAATTAACTTAACACCCCAGTTTACCAATACATTTGCCGAGTTTTTAGACTGCAGAGTATTTCCTTACCATAGTGGTGTAGGAGACTCTGAAAAGAATACGATATGGAAAGAACTCAAAGAAAGTGATCGTCCTGTACTTGTGATGGGAGTCCGGAGTTCAGTCTTTTTACCAATCGAGAATTTAGGTCTTGTCATTGTTGATGAAGAGCATGATCAGTCCTTTAAGCAGAGTGATCGCTGTCCTTATAATGGAAGAGATGTGGCGATAAAGAAAGCGCAGCTTTCCAATTGTCCAATTGTCCTAGGGTCCGCAACACCAACTGTTGAGAATTTCTTTTCTTTTTCTGAGAAAAGTGAGAACTACTACCCACTAGAGAAGAGAGCGTCGGGAGGTTTTCCTGCGATTGAGTTGATTGATTGTAGAGAAGAAAAGAAGACAGTGGGAAGAAATTTTGAAGAGAATGATCTTTGGCCAATTCATTCAAAGGCATTAGAAGCGATAAAAGAAAAACTTGAGCTAGGCGAACAAGTATTAGTCTTTGTGAATAGATTAGGTTTTGCAAATCATATTCAATGCCGAGGCTGTGGAAAGAAGTTTGAAGATCCAAATACAAACACCCCACTTCGCTATTTCAAGAGCAAGAATGTCTTAAAAAGTGCTCATAGTGATTACGAAATTCCCATGCCTGAGATTTGTCCCGAATGTGGAAATATGAGTTTATTACAAAAGGGATTCGGAACAGAGAAAATTCAAGAAGTACTACAAGCACACCTTTCAAATTACAATATTGAGAGATTTGATAGAGATGAAATAAAGAATGTTAAGCAACTCGAAGATAAATTAAATAGATTTCATAATAAAGAAATTGATGTCTTTGTAGGAACACAGATGCTTTCTAAGGGACATAACTTTGAGAAAGTTAATCTTGTTCTAGTTTTAGGCGTTGACTCTATTATGAACTTCCCTGATTTTCGTGCAATAGAAAAAGCATACCAGCTCATTACTCAGATCAATGGGCGTGCTGGGAGATATTCTCCTGATGCGAAAGTTCTCATTCAGACATTGAGCCCGTCTAACAAGGTCTTTGATTATATTAAAGATCATTCATTTTCTGAATTCTATGAAGATGAATTAGTTGTTAGAGATATTTCAAGATTTCCACCCTTTTCAAAAATGGCCGCGATTTATTTCAACTCTAGATTTAGAGGAAAGCTAACCGATAATGTAATTTCTGTTGCCCATTCTTTAAAAGAAGTGGCGTCGAAGAATGGTCTTGATGTAGATATTCTTGGCCCTAGTCCAGCGATGATAGAAAAGAGACTTAACCAATTCACTTGGTATATCGCTCTTAAGGCACATGATATTAATCATCTTCATAAGCTCTTAAGTTATTTTGAAAGGTCTTATATCCGTTCAAATTCAATTACTTATAAGATTGATGTTGATCCTTATCAAATTTTCTAA